ccctgttaagtgtgaaagctgcagtttctagagcgtatccccagaatgacaagggtaaatccgacttgctcatcatagatcgaaccatgtccaacaaggcgCGATTCCTCCGTTTCgatacaccatttctctgtggcgtacccggaggtgtgagctgaggtgcTATACCTCTGCTTtttagatgatcatcaaactcctggctcatgtactcacctccacgattagattgtagaagttttatagtcttgccgagctgattctccacctcattttgaaactctttgaacttttcaaaagtctctgacttgtgcctcatcaaatagatatatccatatctactcaagtcgtcggtaaaagtcacaaagtactgatagccacctctggcagttgtgctcattggcccacacacatcactgtgtattagttccaacagctcggatgccctctcacaactctttgcgaaaggagacttagtcatcttgccgagcaagcatgattcacatgtctcgaacgacccaaagtctgtcgaagttaggagtccataatcatggagcttcttcatacgtttcagactaatgtgcccaagtcggcaatgccagaagtatgtcggatttatctcattgggcttatgcctcttgacattcatgttatagaccgattcctattctagattcaatataaataacccatcaacaaggggtgcatagccgtggaacataccattcaaataaatcgaacaaccattatcctttaaattgaattcataatcctgactcatcaagcatgaggcagaaataatgtttcgactaagtgcaggaatgtaataacaattattcaattccaaaataaatccagaaggaagctggagctgcatcgtgccgacctccaacgtagcaactcttgctttgttgccgaccctgatgtcaatctctccttatgccacacgcctagttcttaccagcccctgcatcgagttgcaaatatgaacaaccgatccggtatcaaatacccaagagctactaggtatgtcagcaaggtaaatgtctataacatatgcaacaagtgtacctttgcctgaagaagcattcccggccttcttgccatgctctgcaagccacttgctacagttcctcttccagtgaccagttttcttgcaatgatagcaaatggtctttgagtccggtccagacttcggcgcagtgGCGGAGGTTACCATATccatgccctttgccttagccttcttcttagaccaactcttcttgaacttagccgatttctgcaccatcaacacttgatgcgtgcctttcttaatatcctgctctgccactttgagcatcccatgcaattcagtgagcttcttatccatgccatgcatatgatagttcgagatgaacgtcccatagctgggcggaagagaacccagaactacatcagtagccagctcatccaagagcgggaagcccaaccgatccaaagcttgcacatatctgatcatcttgatcacatgcgggctcaatGGATCGCCTttcttcagcttacaatccatcaaggatcgctagACATTGAACCTTTCAgtcctagcctgcacctgaaaTACTCTCTTGAGACTCTagatcatatcgaaagccccaacatcttcgaaatgctactgcaaatcgggctccatacaagccagcatgaggcagtTGATCTCATTTGATTCATCAATGAGTTTTtggtaggcattcttggttgtggtactagcattatcggcaggttcctctggaagcggatcctctagaacatgttcctttttatcatgcttgagaacaattctcaaatttctataccaggtagtaaagtttgttccattcagtttatccttttccggaattgatttcaatgcaaagttgggttgagcaggtggtgccattgatctacaacagaaaaatatgcaatcactaagcaatgtgtttatgtagagtaattctagccttaaacagaaatacttccactgaagtcagcatccctccgcaaactctcagtgattcaggatccgactagaacatgtgactagtgagctttagcatcactgctagataACATGCCTATCTGAGCCACCCCGGCCGGTTGACGTCACGACGGAGGCGCCTGCAAAGAAGCAGCAGGCCTCCGAGCCACGAGGTGGAGGCGTGAAGCGGACGGCGGATCCAGCTTGTCTAGATATACACCAAACTGGGCGGATCCAGCTTGGGTCAGGGGTGTACAGATGTACACCAAAAATTATCTGCAAAAAAGTCCATATACTATGTATAGTTATATGGCAGAAATACTAGGGTACATGCCTATGTGACCAACAAGCTTATCGGAAGCACGACAGCAGGCCAGTAGCCCACTAGCCCTGGAGAAGGGATCAACCACTTCTGCTCGCTGCCCACGCACGCGAGACTACCCACACGCAGACAAGCGGCGAGGCTAAAACCAATCTGAAATAGAAATTCCTAACTGAATGTGTAGCTTTGTTTGGATTTAGAGAGAGAGTTCCTAGACAGAAGTGGCTCATTTTATAGAGTGAAGATCTGATTGCCTCATTTGCTTTGGTTGATTTCCAACTGAATGAGACCACTTCTGATCGCCAACTAAATGAGGCCACctctattagagcatctccaatagaagatgTAGATACAAAAATAACTATCTTTTACATCTTCAAGTTCAAAAACATCTTTTCAATAGATGATGTAGATGTAAAAAAATATCGCCACCTCTCAGAGATGTAAAATCCAACACCTTCCATTGTAAATTTGCATCTCCGCCGACTAGATATGTAAAAAGGATAGCCGCATGTCAACCGCCAACTGCCGTTTCTTTTCGTTTCCGCGCGACCGCCGCTCGTccgcctccgcccccccccccgtccaccaccaccatggccgacgccgacGGCCCCGCCACCTTCTCCGACTTTGTCGCCGGTGCCCTGACCCACCTccccgtggccgccgccgccgcgccaactTTCCCCAATCCGGCGTCCGCCTCCATATCGCCGCCCCGGATTTGGCCCACCCCAGCGGGTCGACGTCGCGACGGAGGCGCCTGCAAAGAAGCAGCAGGCCTCCAAGCCACGCGGTGGAGGCCTGAAGCGGATGGCGGCGAGGGGCCGCAACCTAGTGGCGAACCCACGGCCGGCGGTCGGTTTTACATCTCTAGTTTGCATCTTCTATTAGAATTGCTCTTTTATATCTTCGTTTTGCATCATTTGTTGGAGTTGACCCTTTTTTGAAGATGCAAAAGGCACTTTTTGgagatgtaaatttttacatcttcaaattttcatcttctgttggagatgctcttcgGGTGAAAAAAAATTGAACACCCAAAGTTGAATGGGCACTATTAGGCGTCGGTctgccggcccaaatttgggccggtcggaCCCGGGACGTCGGATGAAACCGCTTTTAGCCGTTAGATACAGGACCCTTTCGTCCCACCATGCCGTTTACTTTTCTTCCCCCTACAAATCACGGGAGCACGCACAGGGGCGCGAGCGCCATGGACGGGGGACATGACCCGCCGAATCTCCGCTCGCTCGCCGGATCACCGCCGCCTCTCTCCACAACTTGACTTCTCCATCGCCAGATGCCTTCCTCATCTCGCCGTCGCTCCTACACCACCCCTGCCGGATGCAGCTCAGCCAAACGCCGGTTCCAGCAACTCTCGCCCCCCAACATAGCACGCAGCTCGCCATCGTCGTGGACCTACACCATCGGATACCAGCGAAAAAACACATCTCAGCCCAAAAAAGAACTCCGGTGGTCAGTTGTAGCAAAATCAAaaactggttccagcaaaaaaaattgCGGTCTCCAGCAAAACGACCTGAGCAAATAACAAATCAAGTAAATCGCTTGAAGCAAAAAATTACCTTGTTCCAGCAAAGAATAACTATAGTTCCAGCAAAAGCAACCTATGCAGCTCCCCGTTGTGCTGGTCCCATTGTTGGTTCCAGTAAAAAAATTGCATGGTTGTAGCAAAATCAGctcatggttccagcaaaaataccTCTCTTCCCCACCGCCTCTGTTGGTTGTAGCACCGCAGACTGCTGGTTGCAGCTATTGATAAGCTGGTTGTAGCTCCCCGCAGTGTCGGTTCCAGCAAACGGCGACGTGCCGTCGCAGCTCTGGAGCAGCCGGTTCCagctccccgcgtgctggttgtAGCACCACGCGAAGTCGGTTGTAGCACCACGCGAAGTCGGTTGTAGCAGCCCGCGGAGCCGGTCGCATCACCGGTGTCGCCTGGGCTCGCCGTTTCCAGAGACGGTGGCTGGGCTCTGCATCTGTTCCTCCATCGCTTGAAGCACGCAGCGAAAAAGGAGTGGGCTGATGAGATgggaggaaaggagggaggagaaTGGAGGAGCTTGGGTTGGATAAGAGGGTTATAGTGGAAGGGGAGCTCGTCAGAGAACCAAGCCGGCAGATCGAAGGAAAGGTGCCCCCATCAATGGCTTGAGAGAGATGGGGAACGATGggagagaggaaaagaaaaaaaaaccatgATGGGAAGGGATAAGAGCGAAGCGGATAAGAACGGAAGCCAGAGAGTAGTGCGTGGTACATTTGTACATGGGTCCACACAGACGCGCCGCGCGCGACCGGCCCAAAAGTTAGCCGGTCGTCCGGCTGTAAACGTTTACCAAGTTGAATTCCTGGATCCGCTAGTTGATGTGCACAAGATTAAGTAATGATTTTGCAGCCTGTTTGCAAGCAACTTTGTAACGATCTTTTTTTTCCGGGGGAACTTTGTAATGATCTTGATTGAACTTGCTCCACCTATTGCATCTCAAACCTTGCATAAGCTGAACAAACCATTTGCCAATTGCCATTCATCAGGGGCTCCATCTGTCGCCAAATTTACGGATCCAAACGGCAAGGTCTTAAAGCCCCAAGTCGGCTAGCAGTGCAATGTTGCTCAGCAAATGTACGGCCAGAAAATGCATCACGCCAAGTAACACATTAAAATCCAAACAGAAACTCACCCCATTACAGTAAGTTTGCACACGGCAGCGGAAAACACGTCGCTCGCATTCCGAATCTGAAAAGGACGGTGACCCCCACGAGAAGAGCGCTGGCACTACGACGGAATGCGCCAAACTGCAAACCGAACGGGAGGGAACACGCCTCACCACGCACCTGTCGCGCCACCTCCCACCCATCGCGGCCGTCGACATCGCATCCCAcgaccccaccccaccccccttcCCGGGCCGTCCGCCTCAGCTACCAAGTCGGCCAGACCAACCAACCATCAACGCACAGCTCACTCCAgcactcctcctccctcccccttctctctctctcccgctctgCTGGTCGGCGAGAGGCAGCCTGCCATGTGGGCCTCGCCGGGGAGGCTGCCggcgatggaggaggaggaggagtgcgaggcGGGCGCGGGCCACCGGGCGCCGATGGCGTCCTGCTGGGGCCGCTTCGGCCTGGCGGCGCTGTGGCACAGGCTCCGGCACCTTTTCCtggcgcggcggagggcgcggcacGGCCGCTCCATCCTCGGCGCCGGCGGGCTCAACTACGACCCGCTGAGCTACGCGCAGAACTTCGACGACAGCAGCCTCGAGCTCCACGAGCCGGACTTCACGGCCAGGTTCGCGCCCGCCCGCAACGCCTGCTCGCCCAGGCGGGCATGAGCATGACGACGCGCCACTTCTCGGCGCCCCGGTGGCATACGGAGGATCCCTTTTGCCACTTCTCGGCGCCTTTGTGCGCCCCTTTGAGTGGTAAAAAGGCTTTATTTAATCCACGTATTTTCGGATAAATGTACATGTACTACATGTCATGCGGGTGACGCAAGTAGTTTTCGTTTTTATTCGCGGGTGTAAATATTCTTGTGGTTTTCttccgaaagaaagaaaaaacagcaTGGGTTGTGATGAACTGCATAGGAGCCAGTCAGTGCATGTCTGTTTGGTCATCAGAGATTCGGAACAAGTTCCTCCTGATTAAATTTCTACGCTCCAAATGTGCATCAAGTTGGGAGCATTTCATGTGGTACTTATCTCAGCTTTAGACTTAATCGTAGCAGTTTAAGCTAAATACTCCCTTtgctcctaaatataagtttttttagagatttcaatatataTTATATacggagcaaagtgagtgaatctacactctaaattaaATCTATATCATAttgcaaaatttaaaaaaaacataTATTTAGAAACGGAAGGAGTAGCTCATTGCACGTCAAATAAGTTGCTGAATAGTGAATAGTACTACTTTGTTGGCTTGTTGATATCTTGCAGAGTCGTGTCTGGGCATTATTATAAACAGTGTACGTTGCTCCGTGGGTCCTTTTGCCGGTACCATTGTCGACTTTTATTTGTTGTCTTAATCGAATTATTTGATATTTGAGCGCCTGCTTCTGTTGGAAAAGGGAAAGAGATAGTATGACGGATATGCCTTTTTATTGGGGTGTGTTTGCTACTAATTGTAGCTTAGCTTTCGGAGGGAATATTCTCACGGAAATCTATGGATAACGCATCAACACGCAACTTGGGAGAAAATATCATAAACCAGGCAATTAGAACACGGACTCGCAAATCTGGCCCGCAGACGCATGTGGACGCGTCCGCGGATACTGATTGGACACCTCTCAAATATCGCCTCACACATTTACATATCGCAAATTTTGATCCTCAAATCCATGCATGCACGTCAATCATATGATATAAATTGTTCGAATTTCAAAGTTCGAAACAAAGTAAAGCAAAACATAGTTTAACAAACCAAAAATGAAATCAATGTCCGAATGTGATGGATGGCCTCGAATCACTGGTCGAGCACCTGCTCCGAGCGGAATGCGTCGTGCTCCAGGTGGAATGCGCCATGCTCGTCTTGCTCTAGCTGCATCCGGGCTGCCTGCTCTGCCTGCATCCAGGTTGCCTACTTCTCCTgcagccgccctcgccgcctcgtACTTCCTACGATCGTTGATCTCCAGCTTCTTGTCTGCAAGCCACTTATTCGCGTGCTCATCTAAGAGGGTTTCGTCTGCTAACATGATCCTCGCATCTTCCGCGCCCCATGCGAgttgcaacctctccttctcaGGCTTTATGTCGCCAAATGTCTTGGCCTTCTCAAGTTCCCATTTGATCGCCGCTTGTTGCTTCTCCAACTCgatcttctccctctcaatttcGAGCTTCTTCTCCGCCCTCTTCCGGTCCCACTCCATTCTTTTCTTTTGCGCATTCAACATGAGCTTGTACCTCTCCTCCTTGTTCTCTCTCACCAAAAAAATGCCCGTCCATGTGGACGACATTTTGGTAGCCGTGGCATCACAGGCGACACGTACCTTCTCCCACTTGTTTCTAATGACTTGGTAGTTATCCTTTGACACGGTGGCTTTTCCATCGTCACGACAACCTCTTCATCTTCGTCGTCAAACCCAATTGATTGGTTGGAGTTTGAGCCATCATTCCTCTTCTTGCCCGACTTGAGGTCGGCCACAAGTTGGTTCCACTTCGGCTTGCCATTCAATATGACCCAACAATGGCTAAAAGCAAATGCTTCTTCTCCACCTCATGATACAAAGTGGCCGCCACCGCCGTCTAGCAAACAACATATGTATGAGCACAAGAATGCAAACACATAAGCATATGCAAATGGCGACAAGATGAAGCAATTGAGCTTAAGTGAGTTGTGACTCCCATCCCACTTTGGGGGCATTTGGTCACTTGTGAGTAGTAGCCGGCGTACTTGTTCACTTCCCCTTGAATGATCCCCCAACGATGTTGGAGAGATGCCACATTGCAGGTGGACACGATAGGATGCGGCTCCACATACTCCTTTTGTTCGTCATACTCCTTCCAAATCTTCGTCCAATAGGTGTTCCCCTTTTGCTCGGTGCCACATATTGGATCCATTGTTGTGGCCAACCAAGCTTTGACCAACAAGATGTCCTCAAATCTTGAGAATGCCGGACCTCTTGCCTTCAGTGTCTTGGTCATCTTCTTCTTGCTCGGATTGGGATCAGATGTTGTCCCAACTTCAAATGTGGTGCTGGCCTCCAATTCATACTCCATTTTGGTGGGATCTTCATTGTCATTGATCATGTTCGATGAGAACGCCTCCTACATGATTATGGTTTGCAAGCATTCATCATGTGCGAAATGAACTAGTGGTCTATGCAAAAATTTGATCGGACAGGAGCAAAGAAAATGCACTGACTCTTGTTTGGTCATTCCGTCGAACATGTCGAGGGCAGCCCAGGCACTGCCGGTGCCCGTGCTCATCCGCATCCGAATGAGTCGTGGTAAGTCACATATGTCGACCATCGGCATCTGCGTGGGTCGAA
The window above is part of the Triticum aestivum cultivar Chinese Spring chromosome 2A, IWGSC CS RefSeq v2.1, whole genome shotgun sequence genome. Proteins encoded here:
- the LOC123185855 gene encoding uncharacterized protein — protein: MWASPGRLPAMEEEEECEAGAGHRAPMASCWGRFGLAALWHRLRHLFLARRRARHGRSILGAGGLNYDPLSYAQNFDDSSLELHEPDFTARFAPARNACSPRRA